The proteins below are encoded in one region of Paralysiella testudinis:
- a CDS encoding basic amino acid ABC transporter substrate-binding protein — protein MMAFLITSCSDTPVADTTASQPVAATTVYKVMTEPTYPPFVFRDQQDRPSGFDVDILNAIAQQQGFSLTYTSHPWQSIFNTLDQGQADIVSAGITITEARKERMDFSAPYFESRQMALLGAGAANSQSFADLKPMRLALKPGTTSDDMAKQQGLTEKATYENTTFLTIRKVMSGEADATIGDSGVMLYYQQAYPDAKLKTLTDNNLPPEEYGFVVRKGNTELQNKLNQGLQAIKSNGTYDRIYRQYFAKS, from the coding sequence ATGATGGCTTTTTTAATCACTTCCTGCAGCGACACCCCTGTCGCCGACACCACCGCCAGCCAGCCGGTTGCAGCAACAACGGTTTACAAAGTGATGACCGAGCCCACCTACCCGCCGTTTGTGTTTCGCGACCAGCAAGACCGGCCCAGTGGCTTTGACGTGGATATTCTGAACGCCATTGCCCAGCAGCAAGGATTCAGCCTCACTTACACCAGCCATCCCTGGCAGTCGATTTTCAACACACTCGACCAAGGCCAAGCCGATATTGTTTCTGCCGGCATTACCATCACCGAAGCACGCAAAGAACGCATGGATTTTAGCGCCCCTTATTTTGAATCACGCCAAATGGCATTGTTAGGCGCAGGTGCCGCCAATAGCCAATCGTTTGCCGATTTAAAACCCATGCGCCTGGCTTTAAAACCCGGTACCACCTCGGATGACATGGCCAAACAACAAGGCCTGACTGAAAAAGCCACCTATGAAAACACCACTTTTCTAACCATCCGAAAAGTGATGTCGGGCGAAGCCGATGCCACCATTGGCGACTCCGGCGTAATGTTGTATTACCAGCAGGCTTATCCAGATGCCAAGTTGAAAACCCTCACCGACAACAACCTGCCCCCCGAGGAGTACGGCTTTGTGGTGCGCAAAGGCAATACCGAATTGCAAAATAAGCTGAACCAAGGCTTGCAGGCGATTAAAAGCAACGGCACTTATGATCGGATTTATCGGCAATATTTCGCCAAATCATAA
- a CDS encoding DUF3149 domain-containing protein translates to MELFAELFKSPIGILSLITIVVIIMIATYLFFWVKKQVEKDGK, encoded by the coding sequence ATGGAACTGTTTGCCGAATTATTCAAATCCCCCATCGGCATTTTGTCCCTTATTACCATTGTAGTCATCATTATGATTGCCACCTACCTTTTCTTCTGGGTGAAAAAACAGGTGGAAAAAGACGGCAAATAA
- a CDS encoding aldose epimerase family protein, whose protein sequence is MTAKLNQRPFGHIQQHPATLYTLSNRNGMSVSVCDFGAIITSIQVPARHGVHECVLGFEQAADYAAPAYRAQYPYLGAVIGRHAGRIRQARAPLNGQILPLAANHHGHQLHGGPVGFDSVPWHFAGSHCDDGGVEIRLSHRSADGDQGYPGQLDVSVCYRLDQHNALSVHFEARSDADTLLNLTQHSYFHLGAPGNTVADHQLQINAADILATNSELMPTGQLAAVAGTPLDFRQPRAIATTAIDTAYVLPEYAQPLQHTAAHVCHPGSGINLKIHTDNPVLVVYNGGFLPKLAVPGRKSLQPYGGICFEAQGYTDAANHTEFPPNLLRAGEVYRRSTVYAFAW, encoded by the coding sequence ATGACAGCCAAGCTCAACCAACGCCCTTTCGGCCATATCCAACAACACCCTGCCACCTTATACACCCTCAGCAACCGCAACGGTATGTCGGTATCGGTATGCGATTTCGGCGCCATCATTACCTCAATCCAAGTGCCTGCCCGCCACGGCGTACACGAATGCGTACTCGGTTTTGAGCAAGCCGCAGATTATGCCGCCCCCGCTTATCGCGCCCAATATCCTTATTTGGGTGCGGTGATTGGCCGCCATGCCGGGCGCATCCGCCAAGCGCGTGCCCCGCTAAACGGGCAAATCCTGCCATTGGCGGCCAACCACCACGGCCATCAGCTGCACGGCGGCCCTGTGGGCTTTGACAGCGTGCCCTGGCATTTTGCCGGCAGCCACTGCGATGATGGCGGCGTAGAAATCCGCCTCAGCCACCGCAGCGCCGATGGCGATCAAGGCTATCCGGGGCAATTGGATGTCAGCGTTTGCTACCGCTTGGATCAACACAATGCCCTAAGCGTACACTTTGAAGCCCGCAGCGATGCCGATACCTTGCTCAATCTTACCCAGCACAGCTATTTCCATTTGGGCGCCCCCGGCAACACCGTGGCCGACCACCAATTGCAAATTAACGCCGCCGATATCCTCGCCACCAACAGCGAGCTGATGCCCACCGGCCAACTCGCTGCCGTGGCAGGCACACCGCTGGATTTTCGCCAGCCGCGCGCCATTGCTACCACCGCCATCGACACGGCTTATGTGCTGCCTGAATATGCCCAACCCTTGCAACACACTGCCGCCCATGTGTGCCACCCCGGCAGCGGCATCAATTTAAAGATTCACACCGACAACCCCGTGCTGGTGGTGTACAACGGCGGCTTTCTGCCCAAGCTGGCCGTGCCCGGGCGCAAATCTTTGCAGCCCTACGGCGGCATTTGCTTTGAAGCGCAAGGCTATACCGATGCGGCCAACCATACCGAATTTCCCCCCAATCTGCTGCGTGCCGGGGAAGTTTATCGACGCAGCACGGTTTATGCGTTTGCTTGGTAA
- the tkt gene encoding transketolase codes for MASPLANAIRFLSADAVQQANSGHPGAPMGMAEMAEVLWTQFLNHNPANPKFYNRDRFVLSNGHASMILYSLLHLTGYNVSIDDLKNFRQLHSNTPGHPEYGYTDGVETTTGPLGQGIANAVGFALAEKLLAEEFNKDGLNIVDHHTYVFLGDGCLMEGVSHEACSLAGTLGLGKLVVLYDDNNISIDGKVDGWFTENIPERFEAYGWHVLPNVDGHDTAALKAAIEAARAETDKPSIICCKTLIGKGAATKEGSHKTHGAPLGTEEIEATRKHLGWNHGPFEVPQEVYTAWNAKEKGTKLENAWNALFAQYQAKFPAEAAEFVRRMDKTLPQNFDAHVQAALQDVCAKAEKIATRKASQNSIEVLAQVLPELVGGSADLTPSNLTDWSNSVAVKPHSGGNYLHYGVREFGMAAIMNGLALHGGIKPFGATFLMFSEYARNALRMAALMKINPIFVFTHDSIGLGEDGPTHQPVEQTASLRLIPNMAVWRPCDSAESLVAWAAAAKAASHPSCLIFSRQNLPFMLRNEQQLADIARGGYVLRPAEGNAQAVIIATGSEVELAVNAQAALAAEGIAVHVVSMPCTNVFDQQDAAYRNSVLPPHLPRVAVEAGVSDGWYKYVGLNGAVVGLDRFGESAPAELLFKEFGFTTEHVAAVVKSVL; via the coding sequence ATGGCTTCCCCACTGGCAAACGCCATCCGTTTTCTTTCCGCAGACGCCGTACAACAGGCCAATTCCGGCCATCCCGGCGCCCCGATGGGCATGGCCGAAATGGCCGAAGTGTTGTGGACACAGTTTTTAAACCACAACCCGGCCAACCCCAAATTCTACAACCGCGACCGTTTTGTATTGTCTAACGGCCACGCCTCGATGATTTTGTATAGCCTGTTGCACCTCACCGGCTACAACGTATCCATCGATGATTTGAAAAACTTCCGCCAACTGCACAGCAACACCCCCGGCCATCCCGAATACGGCTATACCGACGGCGTGGAAACCACCACCGGCCCGCTCGGCCAAGGCATTGCCAATGCCGTGGGCTTTGCGTTGGCGGAAAAATTGCTGGCCGAAGAATTCAATAAAGACGGCCTCAATATTGTTGACCACCACACCTATGTATTTTTGGGCGACGGCTGCCTGATGGAAGGCGTGTCGCACGAAGCCTGCTCGCTCGCCGGCACCTTGGGCTTGGGCAAATTGGTGGTACTGTATGACGACAATAATATTTCCATCGACGGCAAAGTAGACGGCTGGTTTACCGAAAACATCCCCGAGCGCTTTGAAGCCTACGGCTGGCACGTGCTGCCCAATGTAGACGGCCACGACACCGCCGCGCTGAAAGCCGCCATCGAAGCCGCACGCGCCGAAACCGACAAGCCCAGCATCATCTGCTGCAAAACTTTGATTGGCAAAGGCGCAGCCACCAAAGAAGGCAGCCACAAAACCCACGGCGCGCCCTTGGGTACAGAAGAAATCGAAGCCACCCGCAAACATTTGGGCTGGAACCACGGCCCGTTTGAAGTGCCACAAGAAGTCTACACCGCTTGGAATGCCAAAGAAAAAGGCACCAAGCTGGAAAACGCCTGGAACGCATTGTTTGCCCAATACCAAGCCAAATTCCCTGCCGAGGCTGCCGAATTTGTGCGCCGCATGGATAAAACCCTGCCACAAAACTTCGATGCCCACGTTCAGGCAGCCTTGCAAGACGTGTGCGCCAAAGCCGAAAAAATCGCCACCCGCAAAGCCAGCCAAAACAGCATTGAAGTATTGGCGCAAGTATTGCCCGAATTGGTGGGCGGCTCCGCCGACCTCACCCCGTCCAACCTCACCGATTGGTCAAACAGCGTGGCGGTAAAACCGCACAGCGGCGGCAATTATCTTCACTACGGCGTGCGCGAATTCGGCATGGCCGCCATCATGAACGGCTTGGCACTGCACGGCGGCATCAAGCCTTTTGGCGCCACCTTTTTGATGTTCAGCGAATACGCCCGCAACGCCTTACGTATGGCTGCGTTGATGAAAATCAACCCGATTTTCGTGTTTACCCACGACTCTATCGGCCTAGGCGAAGACGGCCCCACCCATCAGCCGGTAGAGCAAACCGCCAGCCTGCGCCTGATTCCCAATATGGCCGTTTGGCGCCCGTGCGACTCCGCCGAATCGCTGGTGGCTTGGGCCGCCGCCGCCAAAGCGGCCAGCCATCCGAGCTGCCTGATTTTCAGCCGCCAAAACCTGCCGTTTATGCTGCGCAATGAGCAGCAACTGGCCGACATCGCCCGTGGCGGCTATGTATTGCGCCCGGCTGAAGGCAACGCCCAAGCGGTGATTATCGCCACCGGCTCCGAAGTAGAACTGGCGGTGAACGCCCAAGCCGCGCTGGCCGCTGAAGGCATTGCCGTGCATGTGGTATCCATGCCGTGCACCAATGTGTTTGACCAACAAGATGCCGCCTACCGCAACAGCGTGCTGCCGCCCCACTTGCCGCGCGTGGCCGTGGAAGCAGGCGTGAGCGACGGCTGGTATAAATATGTGGGCTTAAACGGCGCCGTAGTGGGGCTGGACCGCTTCGGCGAATCCGCCCCGGCCGAATTGCTGTTTAAAGAATTCGGCTTTACCACCGAGCATGTGGCAGCAGTGGTGAAAAGCGTATTGTGA